The region ACGTTCGGGTTGGGTCCGTTGTCCTTGATGTCCATGCTCCGCATCCTGCCTGCGGAGGCTGGGAGGCGGCAGGGCGGAGCCGCCTTCCCGGCCTAGCTCCACCCGGCTCGGCGACTCGACCCCTTTCCGTCGAGTGGACCCCTCTGCCGAACGGAGCGGACCCTTTCTCGCTGACGCGACCCGCTGAAACGGCTCGAGTCGGCGAGAAGGGGTCAACTGGAGCTGGACGACGTGTCGCATCGACGAGAAGCGGTCGCCTCGAGCGTCAGCAGCCGTCGAAGCCGAGGAGCGGCGGCCGCTCGCGCTGCAGGCCGTGCCCGGTGAGGATCGCGTCAAGCCGCGAGGGGCGCATGAGGTCGTCCCAGATCCAGCGCGCGAAGTCGTTCTCGAAGCGCAGGTCGTCCTCGCGGGCCTTCTCGTCGGCGAGCGCCTGAGCGCCGGCGATGCCGGCTTCGTTTGCGAGGACGCCGTACTTCATGGCGCCGTCGAACTCGCCCAGCAGTGGCCGATCGCCGCGCTGTGCCCAGCGCATGTCGGTCCGGTATTCCTTGCCGCTCAGCCCGTTCACGCGGGGCTGCAGCTCCGGTGCCGGGAACCCGAGCTGGTGAACCCGCACCCGGCTGTACGACTCTCCGACCGACTCGGCATCGGCGTCGGCGAACTCGACGCTCCATGCCGCCCGTCGCCGGCCTCGCGGCCCCTGGCGCGAGAGCGCGTCGAGGACCTCGTCGCGCGTGACCAGCTGTGCGCGCAACGCCGCGTCGAGGGCGGCCACGCCGACGAGCGGATCTCGACGGCGGGCGACGTCTGCGAGCGCGTACGCCGCCGAGCACACCAGCAGCTCGCCGACCTGCACGACGTCGGCCTCGTCCAGAGCCACCGGCGAGTGGCAGACCCCGGCCTTGATGCCTGCCGTGCGAGCGCCTCCTGCGGTGAAGACGTGATCGGGCTCGAGGCCGAACGGCAGCTCGTGGACGGCGAGCGCCGACTCGCGCGCGAAGATGGGCTGGTCGCGCATGAGCGCGACGGCTTGGATGCGGCTGAGGTACCTCGTGCGGCGGTCGGCCTGCTTCAGCTCCTCCGCCGGGGCGTAGACGCCGCGACGCACGCGCGCGAGCGACGCATCGCGGTCCGGCTGGGCGGAGGGGTCGAGGCCGACGAGCGCGCGTCGCCGGCGCACCTCGACGAGATCGCCAGCCGTTGCGGAGGTCACTGCGGTCATGTGGGCGACTGTCCCAGCAGTCGTGGCTCCCCGATCGGTGCCAGGCAGCCGGCTGTGGACGGAGCCGCCCCCTCGACCCGACCCCTTCGCGCCGATCCGACCGCTTCCGGCAGCGACTCGACCCCTTCCCTCCGACTAGAGCCGATGCAGCAGGTCCCGTCGGCGAGAAGGGGTCGAGTCGGCGCCGGCCGAGCCGAATCGGTCTCGTGAAGCCTCTGAGTGGGCGGATGCGCTGCGCGCGCGGGTGCAGAGGCGCACTGCGGGAGAATGGTCGCGTGCGCATCGAGTACCCGGCTGAGCTGCCCGTCAGCGACGCGCGCGACGAGATCATGGCGGCGATCCGCGACCACCAGGTGGTGATCGTCGCGGGCGCGACCGGCTCGGGCAAGACGACCCAGCTGCCGAAGATGTGCCTCGAGCTCGGCCGCACCAGGATCGGCCACACGCAGCCCCGCCGGCTCGCGGCCCGCACGATCGCCGAGCGCATCGCCGAGGAGCTCGGCACAGAGCTCGGGCAGGAAGTCGGCTACAAGGTGCGCTTCACCGACCAGGTGAGCGCCGACACCCGCGTCAAGGTCATGACCGACGGCATCCTGCTGGCCGAGATGCACCGCGACAAGGACCTCAAGGCCTACGACACGATCATCATCGACGAGGCCCACGAGCGCAGCCTCACGATCGACTTCCTCATCGGCTACCTGCAGCGCCTGCTCCCCCGCCGCCCCGACCTCAAGGTCATCGTCACGAGCGCGACGATCGACCCGGAGTCGTTCAGCCGCCACTTCGGCGGTGCGCCGATCATCGAGGTCTCCGGCCGCACGTTCCCCGTCGACATCCGCTACCGGCCGCTCGTCGCCGAGGCCCAGCGCGTCGGCGCGCAGGACGCCGACGACGACGGCGAGCCCGACGAGCCCGCCGCCGACCTCGACCCGATCGAGGGCATCGAGGCGGCCCTCAAGGAGATCGCGCGCGACGACTCCGGCGACGTGCTCGTGTTCTTCCCGAGCGAGGCCGACATCCGCGACGCGCAGGACCAGCTGCAGGGCAAGCTCGGCCCGACCACCGAGATCCTGCCGCTCTACGGCCGCCTGAGCGCCGCCGACCAGCACCGCGTCTTCGAGCGCTCGACCCGGGCGGGCATCCGTCGTCGGGTCGTGCTCGCCACCAACGTGGCCGAGACGAGCCTGACGGTGCCGGGCATCCGGCACGTCATCGACACCGGCACCGCCCGCATCTCGCGCTACTCCGCGCGCAGCAAGGTGCAGCGCCTGCCCATCGAGGCGATCAGCCAGGCGAGCGCCAACCAGCGCTCGGGCCGCGCCGGCCGCGTCGCGCCCGGCATCGCGATCCGCCTCTACTCCGAGGAGGACTTCGACCGCCGCCCCGAGTTCACCGACCCCGAGATCCTGCGCACCAACCTCGCGGCGGTCATCCTGCAGGCCGCGTCGCTCGGCCTCGGCCCGCTCGAGGAGTTCCCCTTCCTGCAGCCGCCAGACCCGCGCGGCATCAAGGACGGCCGCGACCTGCTGCGCGAGCTCGGCGCCATCAGCCGGAAGGGCGACATCACGCGCGTCGGCCGCGAGCTCGCGCGGCTGCCGGTCGACCCGAGGTTCGGGCGGATGGCCCTGGCCGGCCGGGAGGCGGACGTCGCCCACGAGGTCATCGCGATCGTCGCGGGGCTCACGATCCAGGACCCGCGCGAGCGACCGCTCGAGCGCCGCGAGGAGGCGGACCGCATGCACGCGCGGTTCGTCGACCCGAAGAGCGACTTTATCACGCTGCTCGCGCTGTGGCGCTACCTGCAGGAGCAGCAGGCGACGCTCTCGGGCAACCAGTTCCGCAAGCTCTGCAAGGCCGAGCACCTCAGCTTCCTGCGCGTGCGCGAGTGGCAGGACGTCGTGCGGCAGCTGACGCGCGCGCTGGGCCTGAAGCGGGAGGTCCTTTCGGACCTCCCGCGGCCCGCCAGCGCCGACGCCCGTCCCGGGCGTCGGGGATCGGCTGACCCGAGCGCGAAGCCCGACGCGCAGACCGCGCGACCCGTCGCAGTCGACGCCGACGCCGTCCACAAGGCGCTGCTCTCGGGGCTCCTCGGCCGCATCGGCCGCCTCGACGAGGCGCAGAAGGCGCAGCACCCGCGGCCCGGCGAGCCGGGTTCGAAGCGACGGATGCGTCCCCGCCCCGAGTACGTCGGCGCACGCGGCGCGCGGTTCCAGATCTTCCCCGGCTCCGGCCTCGCCAAGAACCCCCCTCGCGCCGTCATGGCCGCCGAGCTCGTCGAGACGAGCCGCCTGTTCGCCCGCACCGTCGCATCCGTCGACCTCGCCTGGGCCGAGCCGCTCGCGGGTGACCTCGCGAAGCGGCAGGTGAGCGAGCCGCACTGGGAGCGCAAGCAGGGCGCCACCGTCGCCTTCGAGAAGGTGACGCTCTTCGGCGTCACGATCGTCGAGCGCCGGCGCGTGCAGTACGCGCGCTTCGACCCGGAGCACGCGCGGGAGCTCTTCATCCGCCACGCGCTCGTCGAGGGCGAGTGGGACAGCCCGCAGGACTTCGACCGCAAGAACCGCGAGCTGCGGCGCGAGATCGAGCGGCTCGAGGAGCGCCAGCGGCGCCGCGACCTGCTCGTCGGCGACGAGGCGGTCTTCGAGTTCTTCGACGCGCGGATCCCCGCCGACGTCGTCTCGACCCGCAGCTTCGAGGGCTGGTGGCGCAAGGCGCGCGAGGAGACGCCCGATCTGCTGACGATGACGCGCCGCGACCTCACCGGCGAGGAGCCGCAGGTCGACTCGCGCGCGTTCCCGACGAAGTGGCAGCACGGCGAGCAGCGGCTGCGGCTCAGCTACCGCTTCGAGCCGGGCGCCGCCGACGACGGCCTCACGGTGCACGTGCCGCTCGCGGTGCTGCCGAGGCTCAGCCCCGAGGGCTTCGACTGGCTCGTGCCCGGCATGCGCGAGGAGCTGCTCACCGCGATGATCAAGAGCCTGCCGAAGCACGTGCGCAAGCACGTCGTGCCGGCGGGCGACTGGGCGCGCGGCATGCTCGCCGAGCTCCCCGACGAGCCGGCGGGCGGCGAGCGCGCGAAGTCGCTCTCGGAGGTGCTCGCTGCGCGCATCTCCCGCACCGCCTACGTGCAGGCGGCAGCGACCGACGTCGACTGGGGACGCATCCCCGACCACTTGAAGCCGACGTTCGCGGTGGAGGACGCCCGCGGCCGAAGGCTCGGGCAAGACAAGGACCTCGAGGCCCTCAAGCGGCGATTCGCCGGGCAGGCGCGCACGCAGGTCGCGAAGGTCGCCGTGAAGGTGACGAGCGACCTCGAGCGCGACGAGGTCGCGGGCTTCGACACCGACCTGCCCGAGCACATCGACGTGCGGCAGGGCGGCAACACGGTGCGCGCCTACCCGGGCTACGCGGTGACGGGCAAGGGCACGGTCGGCATCCGGCTCGCGTCGACGCGCG is a window of Agrococcus sp. Marseille-Q4369 DNA encoding:
- the hrpA gene encoding ATP-dependent RNA helicase HrpA: MRCARGCRGALRENGRVRIEYPAELPVSDARDEIMAAIRDHQVVIVAGATGSGKTTQLPKMCLELGRTRIGHTQPRRLAARTIAERIAEELGTELGQEVGYKVRFTDQVSADTRVKVMTDGILLAEMHRDKDLKAYDTIIIDEAHERSLTIDFLIGYLQRLLPRRPDLKVIVTSATIDPESFSRHFGGAPIIEVSGRTFPVDIRYRPLVAEAQRVGAQDADDDGEPDEPAADLDPIEGIEAALKEIARDDSGDVLVFFPSEADIRDAQDQLQGKLGPTTEILPLYGRLSAADQHRVFERSTRAGIRRRVVLATNVAETSLTVPGIRHVIDTGTARISRYSARSKVQRLPIEAISQASANQRSGRAGRVAPGIAIRLYSEEDFDRRPEFTDPEILRTNLAAVILQAASLGLGPLEEFPFLQPPDPRGIKDGRDLLRELGAISRKGDITRVGRELARLPVDPRFGRMALAGREADVAHEVIAIVAGLTIQDPRERPLERREEADRMHARFVDPKSDFITLLALWRYLQEQQATLSGNQFRKLCKAEHLSFLRVREWQDVVRQLTRALGLKREVLSDLPRPASADARPGRRGSADPSAKPDAQTARPVAVDADAVHKALLSGLLGRIGRLDEAQKAQHPRPGEPGSKRRMRPRPEYVGARGARFQIFPGSGLAKNPPRAVMAAELVETSRLFARTVASVDLAWAEPLAGDLAKRQVSEPHWERKQGATVAFEKVTLFGVTIVERRRVQYARFDPEHARELFIRHALVEGEWDSPQDFDRKNRELRREIERLEERQRRRDLLVGDEAVFEFFDARIPADVVSTRSFEGWWRKAREETPDLLTMTRRDLTGEEPQVDSRAFPTKWQHGEQRLRLSYRFEPGAADDGLTVHVPLAVLPRLSPEGFDWLVPGMREELLTAMIKSLPKHVRKHVVPAGDWARGMLAELPDEPAGGERAKSLSEVLAARISRTAYVQAAATDVDWGRIPDHLKPTFAVEDARGRRLGQDKDLEALKRRFAGQARTQVAKVAVKVTSDLERDEVAGFDTDLPEHIDVRQGGNTVRAYPGYAVTGKGTVGIRLASTREAQQRDQRAAVRQLLLRQVPSPAPYVQSNLTSAEKLALGASPYPSTDRLFDDLMLAIIDAELGARPPATVAEFQALRARVADGLVDRMFALASQVARILTSARLADRAIRDGASLAHMAALADARANLEQLVFDGFVSRTGLERLGRLEVYVRAIEHRVKRLPETANRDRAWMTEVEQATALYTAAGGTLPLPPSVTDAVAGADETGKAERLVTARWLLEELRVSLFAQQLGTAGPVSLQRVKKALAA